One window of the Granulicella arctica genome contains the following:
- a CDS encoding circularly permuted type 2 ATP-grasp protein, whose protein sequence is MIGDLYQSHLRYGATYEESSADGLNPRPHWVHLMESLRDLGAEELGRRWTLAERRIRENGITYNIYSDPLGANRPWRTDFVPLLISAEEWRFIEAGVKQRARLLSLMLEDLYGSQELLKDGHFPAALLYGNPAFLRPMVGVKVPPHSHLHMLAVDLARSPDGQWWVLADRTQAPSGSGYALENRTIVSDLLPELFRNSNVLRLAPFFRAQRDALISMGQREDPRIVLLTPGPHNETYFEHAYLAKYLGFTLVEGADMMVRDRRVYLKTVGGLEQVDVILRRVDDGFCDPLELRSDSLLGVPGLVDAIVAGNVKVANALGSGLIESAAIMPFLPGLSRHLLGEELKLPSVATWWCGQPQALAWVLDHLESVVVKPAFPSRGIEPVFGSELPQNKRAEFIERLRAFPHEYVAQEQVALSTAPVWEDSNLSSRSMVLRTYVLNTADGWQVIPGGLVRVAEANGSVVSMQRGGHSKDAWVLWDQPVDTFSMLPPRDEPLELRRVSRVVPSSVADNTFWLGRYVERAENIARILRSMLPRVGREEEAELGSLLLLHGCLGTRKSKLPKTKRTATTYPTLEKELISLLTDTNRSDSLPCTLEEVARIGGNVRERLSADMMLLIGQLRNAMESKPGNRLPDYSVMLTACLERLSAFSGMERENVNRGSGWLFMSLGRRLERAIYLTRQLRVITKPLALENWSFLEHLLEVADSSVTYRTRYYTTIQPLAVLDVLMSDETNPRSLDFQLDHLAELYEKLPRHVPDDLKTLQDALQALRNIDLQAMRLAAPGKRRVSGLAQLDRYLAELEATLPAWSNNLSSRYFSHARTLPITMGS, encoded by the coding sequence ATGATCGGCGACCTCTACCAGTCCCACCTTCGTTATGGTGCAACCTATGAGGAATCGTCCGCTGACGGATTGAACCCTCGGCCACACTGGGTCCACTTAATGGAATCCCTCCGCGACCTCGGCGCAGAGGAGCTGGGTCGCCGATGGACTCTGGCCGAACGCCGCATTCGCGAGAACGGCATCACCTACAACATTTACAGCGATCCACTTGGCGCGAACCGCCCCTGGCGCACTGACTTCGTTCCCCTTCTCATCTCAGCCGAGGAGTGGCGCTTTATCGAGGCAGGCGTCAAACAACGCGCCCGCTTGCTGAGCCTCATGCTTGAAGATCTCTATGGATCGCAAGAACTCCTCAAAGACGGCCACTTTCCCGCGGCGCTCCTCTACGGCAATCCTGCGTTTCTTCGCCCTATGGTCGGAGTTAAGGTACCTCCGCATAGCCATCTGCACATGCTCGCCGTCGATCTCGCGCGCTCCCCAGACGGCCAGTGGTGGGTCCTTGCCGATCGTACGCAGGCACCTTCCGGCAGCGGCTATGCGCTTGAGAACCGCACCATCGTCTCCGATCTGCTCCCCGAACTCTTCCGCAACTCGAACGTGCTCCGCCTCGCTCCCTTCTTCCGTGCACAGCGCGATGCGTTGATCAGTATGGGTCAGCGTGAAGACCCGCGCATTGTTCTTCTGACCCCTGGTCCTCATAACGAGACATATTTCGAACATGCTTACCTTGCCAAGTATCTCGGCTTCACCCTCGTCGAGGGTGCCGACATGATGGTGCGCGACCGGCGCGTTTACCTCAAGACGGTGGGAGGCCTGGAGCAGGTCGATGTCATCCTGCGCCGCGTCGATGATGGTTTCTGTGATCCGCTCGAACTGCGCAGCGACTCACTCCTCGGTGTCCCTGGTTTGGTCGACGCGATCGTTGCTGGCAATGTCAAGGTTGCGAATGCGCTCGGCAGCGGTCTGATCGAGTCAGCAGCCATCATGCCGTTTCTTCCCGGGCTATCGCGGCACCTCCTCGGCGAAGAATTAAAGCTGCCATCGGTGGCGACCTGGTGGTGCGGTCAGCCCCAAGCGCTTGCCTGGGTTCTTGACCATTTGGAATCAGTAGTGGTTAAACCAGCGTTCCCATCCCGCGGCATCGAGCCCGTCTTTGGGTCTGAGCTGCCTCAGAACAAACGTGCCGAATTTATTGAGCGCCTTCGGGCCTTTCCTCATGAGTATGTCGCACAGGAGCAGGTCGCCCTTTCGACGGCTCCCGTATGGGAAGACAGTAACCTCAGCTCTCGCAGCATGGTTCTTCGCACGTACGTCCTCAATACAGCAGACGGTTGGCAAGTGATCCCTGGCGGACTCGTCCGTGTTGCCGAAGCGAACGGCTCAGTCGTTTCTATGCAGCGCGGTGGTCATAGCAAGGATGCCTGGGTTCTTTGGGATCAGCCGGTAGACACCTTCAGCATGCTGCCGCCACGTGACGAGCCCCTTGAACTGCGCCGGGTCTCTCGCGTCGTTCCCAGCAGCGTCGCCGATAACACGTTCTGGCTGGGCCGCTATGTCGAGCGAGCAGAGAACATCGCACGTATCCTGCGGTCGATGCTGCCGCGTGTCGGACGCGAGGAAGAAGCAGAGCTTGGCAGCCTGCTTCTTCTGCACGGTTGTCTGGGCACGCGGAAGAGTAAACTCCCGAAAACGAAGCGAACAGCGACTACCTATCCAACACTTGAGAAAGAGTTGATCTCGCTGTTGACCGATACAAACCGTTCGGATAGTTTGCCCTGCACACTAGAAGAAGTTGCACGCATCGGTGGCAACGTGCGCGAACGTCTGTCGGCGGACATGATGCTCCTGATCGGCCAGCTTCGGAATGCTATGGAGAGCAAGCCGGGCAACCGACTGCCCGACTACTCGGTCATGCTAACGGCATGCCTGGAGCGACTCTCTGCCTTCTCCGGTATGGAGCGCGAGAACGTCAACCGAGGTTCAGGTTGGTTGTTTATGAGTCTTGGCCGCCGCCTCGAACGTGCCATCTATCTCACTCGACAATTGCGTGTGATCACAAAACCGCTCGCACTTGAAAACTGGTCATTTCTCGAACACCTGCTTGAGGTTGCCGACAGTTCAGTGACCTACCGAACGCGGTACTACACGACCATACAGCCACTCGCCGTGCTCGATGTCTTAATGTCAGACGAAACCAATCCAAGGTCTTTGGACTTCCAATTGGATCACCTGGCCGAACTCTACGAGAAGCTTCCTCGACACGTGCCGGATGATCTGAAGACGCTGCAGGATGCGCTTCAAGCTCTGCGAAATATCGACCTGCAAGCCATGCGCCTCGCTGCTCCCGGTAAGCGGCGCGTAAGCGGCCTTGCGCAACTTGATCGCTACCTCGCAGAATTGGAAGCAACGCTGCCTGCGTGGTCGAATAACCTATCGAGCCGCTACTTCAGCCACGCACGTACCCTGCCCATCACGATGGGTTCATAG
- a CDS encoding transglutaminase family protein, whose product MGNQVALHHRSQYQYDMAVSLGPQVIQLRPAPHCRTPILSYSLAVTPDDRILNWQFDPVANHLARIIFPGKTNEFVVEVDLVADLAPYNPFDFFLEPGFETYPFTYPADLARNLAPYYSPELAGPLLRAFVASVSRQKQGTIAFLLGLNQRISNEIKYVTRFEDGIQTCEQTLADKLGSCRDSAWLIVQIFRHLGIAARFASGYLIQMAAEEGSPDGPRIDSADLHAWVEVFLPGAGWIGMDPTSGLMAAEGHIPLACTLEASQAAPIAGTVENARVEFSYAMSVRRLNEVPSLTKPFSDEAWTRVREVAHGIDRELQAEDVRLTMGGEPTYVGIDDTESMQWNIEALGPIKRTRGLTLIRRLRERTAPGALLHFGQGKWYPGEQLPRWAFHCISRMDGVPVWEDGDLIATEEQEYSFGIADSLAFMQALAHRLQVSGENILPGFDPDTGAGDPSEPAGYILPLRRRQPASGLAWSSQLWFERPTRLVLSYGDSPIGYRIPVEAMPFVAPDELVYEYEMDGDVPSDRVKIPAHPARRRDLFRVEPQPDLLPPLSSTSETATELIRPSLCVQARDGHLCIFLPYVPGLPDYLDLVAAIEDTCQYLSRAVWVEGYTPPSDPCLRAFSLTPDPGVLEVNLPPTSDWDELEELNAILSEEALGNRLIAGKFAYDGSHLATGGGSHIVLGAATVPDSPLLRRPDLLRSMVTFWQNHPSLSYLFSGMYVGPTSQYPRVDEARADALYELEVAFSHLPLGECPPYILDGLFRNLLVDVTGNTHRAEFCIDKLYPPEGQGLRLGLLELRAFEMAPHYRMGLVEMLLIRALVLMFWKQPFTAPLVRWGTTLHDRFMLPHFVKDDFAEVLRALRVAGLAFEDSWFAAHLEFRFPKIGSITANGVELELRQALEPWNVLAEETNSGRTGRSVDSSLERMQVKVTGLTSDSRYVVTCNGRRVPLHPTGEPGEAVAGIRYRARKLSAALHPSIPVHTPLVFDLIDTSTDRSIGHCTYYAGPPDGTAHQTRPADANEARERRLQRFQASDPSTEPMTAPALEDNPIFPMTLDMRWPTPDGKASTELRRVVP is encoded by the coding sequence ATGGGTAATCAGGTTGCGCTGCACCATAGAAGCCAGTATCAGTACGACATGGCTGTATCACTCGGGCCTCAGGTCATCCAACTGCGTCCTGCGCCGCACTGTCGAACCCCTATCCTTAGCTACTCCCTCGCAGTAACCCCCGATGACCGTATCCTTAACTGGCAGTTCGATCCAGTAGCCAATCATCTGGCGCGCATTATCTTCCCAGGTAAAACCAACGAGTTTGTGGTGGAAGTAGACCTCGTCGCGGATCTGGCTCCCTACAATCCCTTCGACTTCTTTCTTGAACCAGGTTTTGAAACATATCCCTTCACGTATCCTGCCGATCTGGCCAGGAACCTGGCACCCTACTACTCTCCTGAACTTGCCGGGCCGCTTCTGAGAGCTTTCGTTGCAAGCGTTTCGAGACAGAAGCAAGGCACAATCGCCTTTCTCCTCGGCCTTAACCAGCGCATCAGCAACGAGATCAAATACGTTACCCGCTTCGAAGATGGCATCCAGACTTGCGAACAGACACTTGCAGACAAGCTAGGCTCCTGTCGCGACTCCGCCTGGCTGATCGTTCAGATCTTCCGTCACTTGGGTATCGCTGCGCGCTTTGCTTCGGGTTATCTGATTCAAATGGCTGCCGAAGAGGGTAGCCCGGACGGACCCAGGATCGATTCGGCAGATCTGCACGCCTGGGTAGAGGTCTTTCTACCCGGCGCAGGCTGGATCGGCATGGACCCAACATCGGGCCTGATGGCTGCGGAGGGTCATATCCCTCTTGCCTGCACCCTTGAAGCTTCACAGGCAGCCCCGATCGCCGGTACAGTCGAAAACGCCCGCGTGGAGTTCAGCTACGCGATGTCGGTGCGCCGGTTGAATGAGGTGCCCAGCCTGACCAAGCCCTTCAGCGATGAGGCCTGGACCCGTGTGCGGGAGGTCGCCCACGGCATCGACCGTGAACTTCAGGCAGAAGATGTACGCCTCACGATGGGTGGCGAACCCACCTACGTCGGGATCGATGACACCGAGAGCATGCAGTGGAACATCGAAGCGCTCGGTCCGATCAAGCGCACGCGCGGCCTCACCCTGATCCGCCGCCTTCGAGAGCGAACCGCTCCCGGCGCTCTCCTTCACTTTGGACAGGGGAAGTGGTACCCCGGCGAGCAGCTTCCTCGATGGGCCTTTCACTGTATCTCCCGCATGGACGGCGTTCCTGTCTGGGAGGACGGCGACCTTATCGCCACGGAGGAACAGGAGTATAGCTTCGGCATTGCCGACAGCCTCGCCTTCATGCAGGCCCTCGCGCATCGCTTGCAGGTCAGTGGCGAAAACATCCTTCCCGGATTTGATCCGGATACCGGCGCGGGAGACCCGTCGGAGCCAGCCGGGTACATCCTTCCGCTCCGCCGCCGCCAGCCTGCGAGTGGGCTGGCATGGTCGAGCCAGCTTTGGTTTGAGCGCCCTACTCGGCTTGTACTCTCCTACGGCGATTCGCCCATTGGCTACCGTATCCCGGTCGAAGCAATGCCGTTCGTTGCGCCGGACGAACTCGTTTACGAGTACGAGATGGATGGCGATGTTCCAAGCGACCGTGTCAAGATTCCTGCTCATCCAGCACGGCGCAGGGACCTCTTCAGGGTTGAGCCTCAGCCTGATCTGCTGCCGCCGCTCTCCAGCACCTCAGAGACCGCGACCGAGTTGATTCGCCCGTCCCTTTGCGTCCAGGCTCGCGATGGACACCTCTGCATCTTCCTCCCCTATGTTCCGGGACTTCCTGACTATCTCGACCTCGTCGCGGCGATCGAAGACACCTGCCAATACCTGAGCAGGGCGGTCTGGGTGGAAGGCTATACACCACCCTCTGACCCTTGCCTCCGCGCGTTCAGCCTTACCCCCGACCCTGGCGTTCTGGAGGTAAACCTGCCGCCTACCAGCGATTGGGACGAGCTTGAAGAACTCAACGCCATCCTTTCGGAAGAGGCCCTCGGCAATCGCTTGATCGCCGGGAAGTTCGCCTACGACGGTAGTCACCTCGCGACTGGTGGCGGCAGCCATATTGTTCTGGGCGCAGCGACCGTACCAGATAGCCCCCTCTTGCGGCGCCCGGATCTGCTTCGCAGCATGGTCACGTTCTGGCAAAATCATCCTTCACTCTCGTATCTCTTTTCAGGCATGTACGTTGGCCCGACGAGTCAGTACCCTCGCGTGGACGAAGCCCGCGCCGACGCTTTGTATGAGCTTGAAGTAGCCTTCAGTCATCTGCCTCTGGGCGAATGTCCCCCGTATATTCTTGATGGACTCTTCCGGAACCTCCTCGTCGACGTCACCGGCAACACCCATCGTGCGGAGTTCTGCATCGACAAGCTCTATCCACCTGAAGGTCAGGGTTTACGGCTTGGTCTGCTTGAGCTTCGCGCCTTCGAGATGGCACCCCATTACCGCATGGGTCTGGTCGAGATGCTGCTTATCCGCGCGCTGGTCCTGATGTTCTGGAAACAGCCGTTCACAGCTCCTTTGGTTCGCTGGGGTACGACCCTCCACGATCGATTCATGCTGCCCCACTTCGTCAAGGACGATTTTGCCGAGGTACTCAGGGCATTACGCGTCGCTGGTTTGGCGTTTGAAGATTCGTGGTTCGCTGCGCACCTGGAATTCCGCTTTCCCAAGATCGGTTCTATTACCGCCAACGGCGTCGAACTTGAACTTCGTCAAGCTCTTGAACCCTGGAACGTTCTTGCCGAGGAGACCAACTCGGGCCGCACCGGACGCAGCGTCGATTCATCGCTCGAGCGAATGCAGGTCAAGGTGACCGGCTTGACCTCTGACTCCCGCTACGTTGTGACCTGCAACGGCCGCCGGGTGCCGCTCCATCCAACCGGCGAACCAGGTGAAGCTGTAGCCGGAATACGCTATCGCGCGCGCAAGCTCTCCGCCGCGCTGCATCCATCAATCCCTGTCCATACTCCTTTAGTCTTCGACCTGATCGACACCTCAACGGATCGCTCGATCGGTCATTGCACGTACTATGCTGGACCGCCAGACGGGACCGCGCATCAAACTAGACCAGCGGACGCAAATGAGGCGCGAGAACGCCGACTGCAACGATTCCAAGCTTCCGATCCGTCGACTGAACCGATGACCGCACCCGCTTTAGAGGACAACCCCATCTTCCCCATGACCCTGGACATGCGATGGCCGACGCCGGATGGCAAGGCTTCCACAGAGCTGAGAAGGGTTGTGCCATGA
- a CDS encoding transglutaminase-like domain-containing protein gives MRILSEFDIQFNLPGPIAMVALLHLHPSLQPQILSGNDLLVEHLTTPAPDASPTTNHPKTIVASTEYIDTFGNRCARFLAPAGHLRLSGTSIVEADSHPDQLFESAEQAPIELLPSEALQFLLPSRYCQVDQFGAIAQDLFGSYKPGWERAVAIRDWVHDKVTFNYNAARPTKTAMDVFTERIGVCRDFQHLAVTLSRCLNIPSRYVTGYIGDIRRPYSGLGDFSAWYQVFLNGQWINLDARHNYPRLGRLLMAVGRDAADVAITTSFGAAYLTNFYVESNEIDADGNKIPPSQNFAYNMTPPTLHDSNTPTQTNSQASPTQTQSAVS, from the coding sequence ATGCGTATCTTGTCTGAGTTCGATATCCAATTCAACCTTCCCGGTCCGATCGCTATGGTCGCTTTGCTGCACCTGCATCCATCGCTGCAGCCGCAGATCCTCTCCGGCAACGATCTTCTTGTGGAGCACCTTACCACCCCGGCACCCGATGCCTCGCCGACCACGAACCACCCAAAGACCATCGTTGCCTCGACGGAATACATCGATACCTTTGGCAACCGGTGCGCTCGATTTCTCGCGCCCGCAGGTCACCTGCGCCTGTCCGGCACAAGTATTGTCGAAGCTGATTCTCATCCCGACCAGCTCTTTGAGTCTGCCGAGCAGGCGCCGATCGAGCTCCTTCCCTCCGAGGCCCTGCAATTCCTGCTGCCCAGCCGTTACTGCCAGGTAGACCAGTTCGGCGCAATTGCCCAGGATCTCTTCGGCTCCTACAAGCCTGGCTGGGAACGTGCCGTAGCGATTCGCGACTGGGTTCACGACAAGGTAACGTTCAATTACAACGCTGCACGTCCGACCAAGACGGCCATGGATGTCTTCACGGAACGCATTGGGGTCTGCCGCGACTTCCAGCACCTCGCCGTTACGCTGTCACGATGCCTGAACATTCCCTCCCGCTATGTCACCGGCTACATTGGAGACATCCGCAGGCCCTACAGCGGCCTTGGAGATTTCAGCGCCTGGTACCAGGTCTTTCTAAACGGCCAGTGGATCAATCTCGACGCTCGCCACAACTACCCACGGTTGGGTCGTCTTTTGATGGCTGTCGGGCGCGATGCCGCTGACGTTGCCATTACCACCAGCTTTGGCGCGGCATACCTCACCAATTTTTACGTTGAATCAAACGAGATTGATGCCGACGGAAACAAGATTCCTCCATCGCAAAACTTCGCGTACAACATGACCCCACCGACCTTGCACGATTCAAACACGCCTACACAGACCAACAGCCAGGCCAGCCCAACCCAGACACAGTCCGCGGTATCGTAA
- a CDS encoding peptidylprolyl isomerase, which yields MFVSPILAHCQTADPIAVIDTTAGRITCKLLTHQRPVTTAHFIALAKGTEPWTAPDGSAGGSIPFYDGTRISAQTSGIAAGTRATPAQQPAGLPFAVEVAPPLLFDRPGLLAMIASKGKAGPSRFLITDHANREVDGHAVVFGTCDDDSIKLVATLRHTLQSTDNHPATPFAINHIAIVPAGDPLPPPAAQIPLDAILPAETITPLAAPSGPEPSGPMAVLETTVGNIRCRLFVRESPIATSTFIGLANGTKDWTDPRTRVVQHQRRFYDDMPIDRVLPDFYIQFGDITGDISGKTDIGFRFKNESTPGLTFDRPGRLAFGNGGPDTNNSELFFALNPMHVLDGGYPIIGQCDSASVAILERIAHLPRDASNHPLTPVVIRHIAIQP from the coding sequence ATGTTTGTTTCCCCGATCCTTGCTCACTGCCAAACTGCCGACCCCATTGCAGTCATCGACACCACGGCGGGCAGGATAACCTGCAAGCTTCTTACCCATCAGCGACCTGTAACCACCGCTCACTTCATCGCACTGGCCAAGGGGACTGAGCCTTGGACCGCACCAGATGGATCAGCAGGCGGGAGCATACCGTTCTACGACGGCACCCGCATCAGCGCGCAGACCTCCGGCATCGCCGCTGGCACCCGCGCCACACCCGCGCAACAGCCTGCCGGTTTACCATTCGCAGTCGAAGTGGCACCGCCTTTGCTCTTCGACCGCCCCGGCCTTCTCGCCATGATCGCCAGCAAAGGTAAAGCTGGACCCTCACGTTTCCTCATTACCGACCATGCGAACAGGGAAGTGGACGGACACGCGGTGGTCTTCGGTACGTGTGACGACGACTCGATCAAGCTGGTAGCCACCTTACGACACACGCTGCAGAGCACAGATAACCATCCCGCCACTCCGTTCGCGATCAATCACATTGCCATCGTCCCGGCAGGAGACCCGCTGCCACCGCCAGCGGCGCAAATCCCCCTCGATGCCATCCTCCCTGCGGAAACGATCACGCCACTGGCCGCACCCTCGGGCCCGGAACCATCTGGGCCTATGGCTGTTCTGGAGACGACAGTCGGCAATATTCGTTGTCGCCTTTTCGTGCGAGAAAGCCCCATCGCCACCAGTACGTTTATTGGACTGGCAAACGGCACGAAAGACTGGACCGATCCCAGGACCAGGGTCGTCCAACATCAGCGCCGCTTCTATGACGACATGCCGATAGATCGCGTGCTCCCCGACTTCTACATTCAGTTCGGAGACATCACCGGAGACATCAGCGGCAAGACAGACATAGGCTTCCGTTTCAAGAATGAAAGCACCCCCGGCCTGACCTTTGATCGACCTGGACGGCTCGCCTTCGGCAATGGCGGCCCTGACACGAACAACAGCGAGTTGTTCTTCGCACTCAATCCTATGCATGTTCTCGACGGGGGCTATCCGATCATTGGGCAATGCGACTCAGCTTCAGTGGCTATCCTTGAGCGTATCGCGCATCTGCCACGAGACGCCTCGAATCACCCGCTTACCCCGGTCGTCATTCGGCACATCGCGATCCAACCCTGA